From Candidatus Stygibacter australis, a single genomic window includes:
- a CDS encoding T9SS type A sorting domain-containing protein codes for MRTRVILIVALLLTLTVFLCGEQQIQVQTATEQVLTHQRSNNREIFTIFEEDFENGATDWAHYDETAPTDWNEAWHLSGVGAYAGNSWWMGDEELGGYTSHRYLVLDTPVVTLSATPELNLMLILNCEDVGGDPPYDSWDGGNVRISTDGGITWDVIEGTPVYNGTSFYSFGYEFNEGPGIPGWGGTNLFHNWTPATFDLSAYANQDVKIRFAFASDPAYDTADDPGMFGFKVDNIVIDTSAGTFESDGDGAAGDALMVPGYGGETAGDLWHVYDDVGLPSPTHAMGCFDAGTDTYAPGMSDFIVSPEIQLPEDGELSWDIGCITMLDEGTFPDCDYIHVEVRSQIPGENWLAWTSISNPLNDPNGTNYVFTGSIAEWDTFVNGWGIQYADITMLAGRMVQFRFGLHTNITDEVVPGGFRLDDFYIQQEFFQGPGPENLVAVADGGNVNLSWDPIVEGGSEGWVQWDDGVNDNSIGLTDGGTLWAAARFDEGDMMPYVGGEITQMEVYIAEMPDEMILHVWSGNQGDVELMSQTYVPTADAWNTIVLATPVPIETMTEYWIGYEVTNDDTAHSAGTDIGPAVQGKGDYIATDPGAWNELYVYDLDYNWNIHAYIEAEGRTLPLFAGNTRDREVTGYNIWRSDISGEAYEFVGFTPQDDNPMYVDDTAIAGAWNYYVVTALYDGVDGEYSNEASIFVMSNDMLELGYDDGSAEAGINVGVAQYMGVKFEPDFSYGECTLTLVKFYVETANTGQYVFRIYDDDGAGGMPGASNLVQFIVNGGDMNTGWNMVEIPEASLPAVTFTEGAYWVTIFEMANAPAMGKDTGSVEGQSYITANGNWEAVADGNLMIRSYLYYPAGLGTYGDVDSNGVIDAYDASLVLMRAVMMPTPVDPFPDELGDVDGNGFVEAYDAALILQYVVGIIDIFPVETRINDIPSVELDYYIDGEDLVITASGELYSASLEFPFKLEAEKLQINDQFISAVWGNKVAIASAYPVSGEILRIPVENIVEQQIFTSANSIRGDLMITEPVVSSGIRSIYPNPFNPETTIGYNLGDEGTVKIDVYNCKGQKVETLLDARQEAGEHSVVWSAGSRASGIYFVRLNVNGQTEQRKILLIK; via the coding sequence ATGAGAACACGAGTAATTTTAATTGTAGCACTTTTATTAACACTAACAGTTTTTCTGTGTGGAGAGCAACAAATTCAAGTGCAAACAGCAACAGAGCAGGTTTTAACCCATCAACGCAGTAATAATCGGGAGATTTTTACAATTTTTGAAGAGGATTTCGAAAACGGAGCAACGGACTGGGCTCATTATGATGAGACGGCACCCACGGACTGGAATGAAGCCTGGCATCTTAGTGGTGTAGGAGCTTATGCGGGCAATTCCTGGTGGATGGGAGATGAGGAACTGGGAGGATATACCAGTCATCGTTATCTGGTGCTTGATACTCCGGTAGTAACCCTTTCCGCAACTCCGGAATTAAATTTAATGTTAATTTTGAATTGTGAAGATGTGGGAGGAGATCCACCTTATGATTCCTGGGATGGAGGCAATGTGCGTATTTCGACAGATGGTGGCATAACCTGGGATGTAATAGAGGGGACTCCGGTTTATAATGGTACGAGTTTTTATTCATTTGGCTATGAATTCAATGAAGGACCGGGCATACCAGGCTGGGGAGGCACGAATTTATTCCACAACTGGACGCCGGCGACTTTTGATCTTTCTGCCTATGCCAATCAGGATGTGAAGATCCGTTTTGCTTTTGCGAGTGATCCGGCTTATGATACCGCTGATGATCCGGGGATGTTTGGTTTTAAAGTAGATAATATTGTGATAGATACTTCTGCGGGTACATTTGAGAGTGATGGAGATGGCGCAGCAGGTGATGCATTGATGGTACCCGGTTATGGTGGAGAGACAGCGGGAGATCTATGGCATGTATATGATGATGTCGGATTACCCAGTCCCACTCATGCCATGGGCTGTTTTGATGCCGGAACTGATACTTATGCACCAGGAATGAGCGATTTTATCGTTTCACCAGAGATACAATTACCAGAGGATGGTGAATTGAGCTGGGATATTGGCTGCATTACAATGCTTGATGAAGGTACTTTCCCTGATTGTGATTATATTCATGTGGAAGTGAGATCACAGATACCGGGCGAGAACTGGTTAGCCTGGACTTCTATTTCCAATCCTTTGAATGATCCGAATGGAACAAATTATGTGTTCACGGGATCAATTGCAGAATGGGATACATTTGTGAATGGCTGGGGAATTCAATATGCTGATATCACAATGCTGGCAGGCAGAATGGTGCAATTCCGTTTTGGACTGCATACAAATATAACCGATGAAGTAGTACCAGGGGGATTCAGACTTGATGATTTTTATATTCAGCAGGAATTTTTCCAGGGACCAGGACCAGAGAATCTGGTAGCAGTAGCAGATGGCGGAAATGTGAATCTAAGCTGGGATCCCATCGTGGAAGGTGGCAGCGAAGGCTGGGTACAATGGGATGATGGAGTGAATGATAATAGCATTGGTTTGACTGATGGTGGCACATTATGGGCAGCAGCACGTTTTGACGAGGGTGATATGATGCCTTATGTAGGTGGAGAGATCACTCAGATGGAAGTGTATATTGCCGAAATGCCAGATGAAATGATATTGCATGTGTGGAGTGGTAATCAGGGTGACGTGGAGCTGATGAGTCAGACTTATGTGCCCACAGCTGATGCCTGGAACACAATTGTTCTGGCAACTCCCGTTCCGATAGAGACTATGACCGAATACTGGATAGGATATGAAGTGACAAATGATGATACGGCACATAGTGCTGGTACAGATATTGGACCCGCAGTTCAAGGCAAAGGTGACTATATTGCAACTGATCCCGGAGCCTGGAACGAGTTATATGTCTATGATCTTGATTATAACTGGAATATTCATGCCTATATAGAAGCAGAAGGTAGAACATTGCCATTATTTGCCGGTAATACACGTGATCGAGAGGTTACGGGATATAATATCTGGCGTTCAGATATAAGTGGCGAAGCCTATGAATTTGTAGGTTTTACACCACAGGATGATAACCCGATGTATGTTGATGATACGGCAATTGCAGGAGCCTGGAATTATTATGTGGTAACAGCGCTCTATGATGGCGTGGATGGAGAATATAGTAATGAGGCATCCATATTTGTGATGAGCAATGACATGCTGGAACTGGGATATGATGATGGCAGTGCCGAAGCTGGCATTAATGTGGGTGTTGCCCAGTATATGGGTGTCAAATTCGAACCTGATTTCAGTTATGGTGAATGCACCCTAACTCTCGTAAAATTTTATGTGGAAACAGCCAATACTGGACAATATGTGTTCCGTATCTATGATGATGATGGTGCTGGAGGCATGCCAGGAGCATCTAATTTGGTTCAGTTCATAGTTAATGGTGGAGATATGAATACTGGCTGGAATATGGTTGAGATCCCGGAAGCTAGTTTACCGGCTGTAACATTTACAGAAGGTGCCTACTGGGTCACAATATTTGAGATGGCAAATGCACCTGCTATGGGAAAAGACACAGGCAGCGTGGAAGGACAAAGCTATATAACAGCAAATGGTAACTGGGAAGCAGTTGCTGATGGTAACTTGATGATCAGGTCATATCTTTATTATCCAGCAGGGCTGGGCACTTATGGTGATGTGGACAGTAATGGTGTGATAGATGCTTATGATGCTTCACTGGTTTTGATGCGTGCCGTGATGATGCCGACTCCAGTTGATCCATTCCCGGATGAATTGGGAGATGTGGATGGAAATGGCTTTGTGGAAGCTTATGATGCTGCACTTATCCTGCAGTACGTAGTTGGTATAATCGATATATTCCCGGTTGAAACGCGTATCAATGATATACCTTCAGTAGAGCTTGATTATTACATTGATGGAGAAGATCTGGTTATCACCGCAAGTGGTGAGTTATATTCTGCCAGTCTGGAATTTCCATTTAAATTGGAAGCAGAGAAACTGCAGATCAATGATCAATTTATTTCCGCTGTCTGGGGCAACAAAGTTGCTATAGCATCAGCATATCCGGTAAGCGGAGAAATATTGCGAATTCCTGTGGAAAACATAGTAGAACAGCAAATATTCACATCAGCAAACAGTATCAGGGGTGACTTGATGATCACTGAACCCGTTGTCAGCAGTGGGATCAGATCAATCTATCCTAACCCCTTTAATCCGGAAACCACTATTGGTTATAATCTGGGAGATGAAGGGACTGTGAAGATTGATGTTTATAACTGCAAGGGACAGAAAGTGGAAACTCTGCTTGATGCAAGACAGGAAGCTGGAGAACATTCAGTTGTGTGGTCTGCAGGAAGTAGAGCAAGTGGAATTTATTTTGTTCGGTTGAATGTTAATGGTCAAACTGAACAAAGGAAAATACTGTTGATCAAGTAA
- a CDS encoding transposase: MSGIKFYEHNPPHLYCEGGKYFITGATYKHHNYFADDQAKELLLYSIRKGFSDKGWILEDWVILDNHYHLMVDSRNNNEFLQSIMNSIHRYTATWINRHDNYPGRKVWHNYWDTLITYERSYFARLNYLWYNPVKHGYCRYAEDYKNGSFRERYLEDKVYMEDLKAVFPWDELEVFDL; encoded by the coding sequence ATGAGTGGTATCAAATTTTATGAGCATAATCCACCACATCTTTACTGTGAGGGAGGAAAATATTTTATAACAGGGGCAACCTATAAACATCACAATTACTTTGCAGATGATCAGGCAAAAGAATTACTTCTCTATTCAATAAGAAAGGGATTTTCTGATAAAGGATGGATTTTAGAAGACTGGGTGATACTGGATAACCATTATCACTTAATGGTTGATTCAAGGAATAATAACGAATTCCTTCAATCAATTATGAATTCTATCCATAGATATACAGCTACCTGGATTAACAGGCATGATAATTATCCTGGAAGAAAAGTATGGCATAATTATTGGGATACATTGATCACTTATGAAAGGTCATATTTTGCGAGATTGAATTATCTGTGGTATAATCCGGTGAAACATGGATATTGCAGATATGCTGAAGATTATAAAAATGGGAGTTTTAGAGAAAGGTATTTAGAAGATAAAGTATATATGGAAGATTTGAAGGCTGTTTTTCCCTGGGATGAACTGGAGGTATTTGATTTATAA
- a CDS encoding DUF2268 domain-containing putative Zn-dependent protease (predicted Zn-dependent protease with a strongly conserved HExxH motif) produces MHNYKIKYIDDFSASQRQAIEEVVEREMGLLLGYYEERDIVLEFMTFYMENEYLRFSAAADEPRRMWFKVNTYQEDMEGLIREHLPECLAHEFHHMVRWNFIKEFHLAELMIMEGLAMHFAIEVKGTAVPQYVHSVTDELIEKLMPLIKRDLFNENFEHRIWQKGSESEGIPASFAYSYGFKLVDEYLSRHPGVKASDCFGTDCREFYMEYIENVDVSSR; encoded by the coding sequence ATGCATAACTACAAAATAAAATACATCGATGATTTCTCTGCCAGCCAGCGTCAGGCGATTGAGGAAGTGGTTGAGCGGGAGATGGGATTGCTTTTGGGGTATTATGAAGAGAGGGATATTGTGCTGGAGTTTATGACATTTTATATGGAGAATGAGTATTTACGGTTTAGTGCTGCTGCTGATGAGCCTCGGAGGATGTGGTTTAAGGTTAATACTTATCAAGAGGATATGGAGGGATTGATTCGGGAGCATCTGCCGGAGTGTCTGGCACATGAATTTCATCACATGGTCAGGTGGAATTTTATTAAGGAATTTCATCTGGCGGAACTGATGATCATGGAAGGTCTGGCAATGCATTTTGCCATTGAAGTTAAGGGGACTGCTGTGCCGCAATATGTACATTCGGTTACGGATGAGCTTATTGAGAAGCTTATGCCGCTTATCAAGCGTGATCTGTTTAATGAAAATTTTGAGCACCGCATCTGGCAGAAGGGTAGTGAGTCAGAAGGTATTCCAGCCAGTTTTGCTTATAGTTATGGGTTTAAACTGGTGGATGAGTATTTATCCAGGCATCCGGGAGTGAAAGCTTCGGATTGCTTTGGGACTGATTGCCGGGAGTTTTATATGGAGTACATCGAGAACGTCGATGTGTCGAGCAGGTAA